GCAGGACGCGCTGGCGACCTACCCCGCCGACCGCGTCCTCGTCTTCGCGCGCGGCGACGAGGAGGCCCAGCGCTACCGCGAGGACGAGCTGGCCGAGGAGGCGCAGCGACGCTTCTCGGTGCCCGTCGCCGTCGTCGAGCGCTAGTCGTCGTAGCCCGGCTCGCCGGGCAGCAGCACACGGGCGGTCTCGCCGCTCACCACGACCTTCGGCTGCACCGGCACGACCTCGCGGCCCCGGGCGAAGGCCAGCAGCTCCTCGGCGCTGGCGAAGCCCGACAGCTGCTCGAGGTGCTTGATGGTCGGGAAGACCAGCATGATGCGGCCCTCCTGGTGGGCGTCCAGCGCGCCCTGCGGCGTGAACCAGCCGAGGTCGACGCACTCCTCGCCGTCGACGCGCGGCTCGATCCCGTCCGGGGCCTGCGCGAGGAAGAAGTGCGTGTCGAAGCGGACCGAGACCTGCTCGGGCGTGATCCACCGCGAGAACTTCACGAGGCCGGCGGGGTCGACCCCGCCGACCGCCGCCTCCTCCTCGAGCTCGCGCACGGCGCAGACGCGGTGGGCCTCGTCGCCCTCGCCCTCGCCCGCGTCCACCGCGCCGCCGGG
The DNA window shown above is from Conexibacter sp. SYSU D00693 and carries:
- a CDS encoding NUDIX domain-containing protein, with the protein product MTEVDGPEPGTTLNEGAPVTPRQSASVILLRGGADALELLLVQRTPEARFMGGVWVFPGGAVDAGEGEGDEAHRVCAVRELEEEAAVGGVDPAGLVKFSRWITPEQVSVRFDTHFFLAQAPDGIEPRVDGEECVDLGWFTPQGALDAHQEGRIMLVFPTIKHLEQLSGFASAEELLAFARGREVVPVQPKVVVSGETARVLLPGEPGYDD